The genomic DNA CGGGGACAGCAGCACCGTGAGCTCGTCGAGCGCCCGGGCCCCGACCAGGGCGTCGGCGATCGCATCCTCGTCCAGCGCACCGGCCCCGATGCGGTTCTGGGCGACCTCCTTGGCGAGCAGCTCACCGAGCAGGCCCTTGGCCTGGTAGGCCTTGACCAGGGTCGACCACAGTCCCAGAGCACGGTCCATGTCGTCGTAGTCGAGCTGGCCGCGCAGGTGCTCGTGCACGTTCAGCTGGCGCAGCGACTCCTCCAGCCGCTCCGGCTTCCTGGCGCCGACCACGACACGGGCGGACACCTGCGCGATCCGAGCGGCGCGCTTCGGACGCCCCTCCGCGCCATGGTCGGAATCGGCGTACCCGTTGTTGAGGTTGGTGCTGATCCGGCGCAGCACCTCGCCGAGCCCCTGCACGACCAGCCGCCGGTTCTCCTCCTCCCCGGGCAGCCGCAGCAGATACTGCGGCACCCCGGTCAACAGCTGCTGCGCCGACACCCCGAAGACGTTCAGCCGGGCGTCGGCACGGTTGGCGCCCGTGACCTGACTGCCCCGCCAGATGTCCCGCCGGGTCCCGTTGCGGTCGACCACCGGGGTCCGCTGGAGCACGACCACCGTGGACTCCCGCTGGCCCTCCTGCACCAGGGACTCCGCCAGGTCGTAGGAACGCTGCCGAGCCCGCCGCTGCAGCATCTCCACGGCGTAGTGCTGCACCTCGACGGCGACCTCCGCGGAAACCTCCTGCGCGGAGAGCGCCGCGAGCGGCACCCCGTCCTCGACGACGGCCCGCACCACCGGCAGCGGACGCCGGCCGCCCAGGGCCTGCTCCACCGCCTTCAGCTCCCGCTGGGCATGGGCCAGTTCGCTCTCGGCGGTCTTCACCGCGTCCACCGCGGCGTCCTTCTCCGCCGGCGTCGCGGTCGCGGCCAGCCCCCGCTGTGCCGTCTTCGCACGCTCCAGCGCGAGGGACCCACCGGCCACCGCCCGCTGCCGGCCGACGAGTTCCTCCAGACGGGCCTGGTTGGCGGGCGAGGGGTGGAGCCAGTCGCTGCGCGTGCGGTCGTTGTTGACCCAGGGCAGCGTCGCCGCCCCGTGCAGGGCCACATTCAGCAGCAGCAGCGCCCCGTCGGTGTCGCGCTGCTCGACATGGAAGGCCGTCGGGCGCAGGAAGCGGCCGCCGTCGCGGCGGCGTTCGATGACACGCTTGGCCTCGCCCCGGCCGAGCGCCGGGGCGAGGCCCTCGATCACGGCCGGCCGGGGAGCGGGCGCGAAGCCCTCGGCCGCGCAGGTGTTGGCGATGGCCTCGTAGAGGTTCTCCGCCCACTCAGCGGTGGTCGGATAGGGGAAGGGCCCTTCAGGGGCCTTGCGGGAAGACATGAGAGACAAACGGTCCTTTTCCGGGAACCCTCATGGCCCCGGGTGCGACGAAACGCATCCGGCGGTCCTGCCGGGTGCCACACGCACCCCGAACCGCAGGCACTCCTGTCCAGGGAGCACCGGCGAGGGCCGCCGTCACCGTCACGCACACCGAGCGCGTACCGGCGAGGACCGTCTGCCCCTTCGAGTCCACCACCGGAGACGGCGCACGCCACCGGACAACTCCCCTCGAAAGCAGGGGGGCCTCCGCAGCGTGCAGCTCAACGCCCTCTCCGCCGGACGGCGGCACGGGGCTGGTAGGTCGTCAGGACCACTGACGTGCTCTGACAGAGTGCCAGGTCATCGACAAAATGGACAAGTTGTATGCATAACGCGCGTAGAATTACAAGATCACGCACATCGCGCCATCCATGCCGTACACCCCTCACCTCTCACCGTCCGCCTTGTACCCTCCGTCCGTACGGTCCGCGCCCGCACGAGCTCCTCGTCACTGGCCCGCTTCACCGGACCCACCACACCCGCGTGCCGCTCCAACAGGCCCCAGTCCACGGGCGGTCCCTCGCCACGCTCGGCCGCCCCCAGCATCTGCGCCCAGTCCTCGACCGTCAGGCCGTACATGCCGAGCGCGGCGTGATGGTCTGCGGGGGAGTGTCAGTTGGTCCTCGTCGTCTGAGTGTCAATGGCACAGGTGCGTTGACCTGGTTGTTGACGCTGGAGGGTGATGCTCACTCGTTGCTGGCATGAGTGATGAAGGGCCATGTCATTTTCACGCCGGCCACCACTCCGCGCCCCAGATGAGGCGCGGCGGGGACGGAGGACCGCTATTCCTTCGTCGGTAGTTTTGCCGTGACCACACGGTCCGCGTCGACGAAGGGGTTGGTGCTGACATCGAGGCCGAAGAGCGAGTAGATGCGGCTCAGCGCCTCGTACGCGTCGCGTTCCGGGTTGCCCACGGCCTGCCAGCTGTGGTTCCAGGTGTCGCTTGTGGCAGGCTGCGGAGCGCCTCGGAGGGGGAAGGACGGGTCGTTGCCGGGGGCCAGCGTACGGGCCGGTGGGCGGGTGAAGTCCGAGGCGACGATCCGGTGCGTCCAGGTGCTGTCGACCAGGGGAAGGACGTGCCGGTCGACCAGCCGGAAGTACTCCAGCGTGATCTCGGTCAGCACGAACACGCTGATCCTGCTGGGCTGGGGGACTCCGGGCTCCATCGCCCAGCCCAGCATGTTCTCGTTCGCGGCTGCGGCCCCGGTGACCGCCCCGTCCGACTCGATCTGCAGCCCACGGCGGGAACCGTCGGCCAGCAGGAGACCGCCAGCACGAGGTTCCGGCCGGTTGTGTTCCGAAGCCCAGTTGAAGGCGTAGGCCTCACGGAGCGTGTCCTGGTTGCCCAGGATGTCTCGGAGGCCGCCGTCGGCGTACATGCCGGAGACGAGTCCGCGCGGATGGTCGGGGACGCTCTGGAAGAAGAGCACCGGCGTCTCCTCCATGCCCGCGGCGGTACGCAAGGTCTCCCGGACCCTTGCCCGGTCCGCAGCCGGCGTGGGCGCGACGGCGGGCCCACGCCGCGTGTGCAGGCCGTCGTTCAGGAGCCGGTAGACCTCATCCGGCGAGAGGTAGGCGGTGGTGTCGCCGTTGCGGATCGGGATGGTCCAGCTGTTCTTGATGAACTGGCCGTTGTCGGTGATGCCCCGGTTGACCATCGCCCACCGGTCGGCCTCTGGGAGCGCCGGTACCTCGATCACGAAATAGTGCCCGGACACGTCCGAGTCCTCGGCCGGGTGGTCGAACCAAAAGAACTCCACCTTGAGCAGCGGGCGTACGTACTCCGTGATGACGTCCTTGTACTTCGTGCTGTCGACCACCTTCTTGTCGAAGGGCGTGGCCTTCTCCGCGACCTCGTGGAGCTCGGTCTGCTTCTTCTTGGCCTTGAAGCCGCACACGATCAGACCGCCGCTGGCGTTCGCGAACGCGGCGACGTCCTTGGCGAGCTCGAACTTGCCCTTGTCGGTGCTCAGGTCGTACGGCCCTGCGGGCGGGACGCTCTTGAAGTCGACCCACTCGCTCTCTGGCGTGCCCAGGATCTCGTGCGGCCGCTGTGCGGCGAGAGAGGAGACGAGCTGAACCATGCTGTCGACGGCCATGCCGCCGGAGCCTACGCGCACGAGTGCCTCGCCCGCGCGGGGTGCTGCGGCGTGCCGAACTGAGCCGTCTCGTGTTGCGCACCGGTGACCGAACTCGGCTCTCGCCCCTTGTAGTTGGCCCCGTACGACGGCGCGCGTGCAGTGACCGTCGTACAGGGGGAGCCGCTGGTGGCCCCGGCCTCAGGACCGGGACCACCAGGTCGGCGGATGTGGGATCAGCGGGTGCGCCGGGTCAGCGCTGCTGGATCCACCAGATGATCCACCCGGTCCCGCTCGCGCCCACGGCGCCGGCGGAGCCGCGGAGGATGCCGTAGCCCGCCGTACGCGCGAGGGCGCGCAGGCGACGGCGGCGGCCGCCGTCCAGCATCTGCCGCACCCGGTCCCGGGTCCTGGACCAGATGCGGCGCGGCGTGCCCTTGCGCAGGTGGTGCCGGGTCGACGCCAGCCGGTCGGTGCCCTTAGGCTCGTTGGACATGCTGATGGTGCCTCCTTGGGGAGTGACTGTCGGTTTCTTCACTGGGCGGCTCCCTGCTCCAACAGGGGGCCGTCGCCCGTTTGCGGGGCGGCGGCCTGCGCCGCGCCCGACCCGGGTGTGCCGGGCCGGGAGTCGTGAGGCCGGGGGCCGCAGCTCCCCGGCGGTGTTCATCGCGGCGGCAGGGCCGCGGCGAGCACGGGGACGGTGGGGGCGATCCGCAGCGCGGTCGCGGCGGCACCCTGGGGGGTCCAGGCGGTCTCCGCGGTCTCCCGGTCCTTCTTGTTGATGTTCAGGTCGAACGGCGCGGCGAGTGCCCACCGGACCCGGGTGCTCTGGCCGAAGACGGAGGAGCCGTCCAGGAACTGCTCGGAGACGAACTCGTACAGCAGGTCCTTCGCCTTCAGCTCCGCGATGCCGCGGCTGACGGTCGACGGGGAGACGCCGTACCAGGCCGCGAACTCCCGGTCCTTGCGCATGACGATGGAGGAGGGGTTGCGCATGGCCATGAAGATGAACAGCATCGCCTTCGCCGGCATCGACAGCGACTTGTAGTAGTGCTGCTCCCAGTACGCGAAGGGCACCCGGAAATAGGTGTCCTTGCGCGTTCCCTGGTCACTGCCCGACGGCAGCGAGTACGGGGCCCCAGAGCCGTCCTCCAGCAGCTTGGTGATCCGGGTCATCCGGCCGTCCGGGGCGGTGCTGATCAGCTTCAGGGCCTTCAGCTTCGACAGGTGCCGGGAGACCG from Streptomyces sp. NBC_01478 includes the following:
- a CDS encoding AlbA family DNA-binding domain-containing protein: MAVDSMVQLVSSLAAQRPHEILGTPESEWVDFKSVPPAGPYDLSTDKGKFELAKDVAAFANASGGLIVCGFKAKKKQTELHEVAEKATPFDKKVVDSTKYKDVITEYVRPLLKVEFFWFDHPAEDSDVSGHYFVIEVPALPEADRWAMVNRGITDNGQFIKNSWTIPIRNGDTTAYLSPDEVYRLLNDGLHTRRGPAVAPTPAADRARVRETLRTAAGMEETPVLFFQSVPDHPRGLVSGMYADGGLRDILGNQDTLREAYAFNWASEHNRPEPRAGGLLLADGSRRGLQIESDGAVTGAAAANENMLGWAMEPGVPQPSRISVFVLTEITLEYFRLVDRHVLPLVDSTWTHRIVASDFTRPPARTLAPGNDPSFPLRGAPQPATSDTWNHSWQAVGNPERDAYEALSRIYSLFGLDVSTNPFVDADRVVTAKLPTKE